The bacterium genome window below encodes:
- a CDS encoding PTS sugar transporter subunit IIA — MESVTTVEAITLGEQENTREQAIELVSGMLFDLGAVEAGYGESMLAREGVISTYLGNGVALPHCTYEDRGLIKRTALVLAQYPAGVPWGDEEDVAYLVFGLAAVGDEHLAVMSHLAEVLDDEELCDRLAVTTDEAFVRETLAAPTE; from the coding sequence ATGGAGTCTGTAACAACCGTCGAGGCGATCACACTCGGCGAGCAGGAAAACACCCGTGAACAGGCGATCGAGCTGGTATCGGGCATGCTGTTCGACCTGGGCGCGGTGGAGGCCGGGTACGGGGAGTCGATGCTGGCCCGCGAAGGCGTGATCTCGACCTACCTGGGCAACGGGGTCGCGCTCCCCCACTGCACCTACGAGGACCGGGGTCTCATCAAGCGGACCGCGCTCGTCCTCGCCCAGTACCCGGCCGGCGTGCCATGGGGCGACGAGGAGGATGTCGCCTACCTCGTGTTCGGGCTGGCGGCGGTAGGCGACGAGCACCTGGCCGTCATGTCGCACCTGGCCGAGGTTCTTGACGACGAGGAGTTGTGCGACCGGCTGGCCGTAACCACCGATGAAGCTTTCG